Within the Candidatus Culexarchaeum yellowstonense genome, the region GAGGGGGAAAGCTTAGCTGACAAGAATCCCACTCAAGCATCCGAAAAACTGTATAAGGCAGCTGAAGAAGCCGTGAAAGCCTTGGCTTTAGCCCTCAACATAGATGAAGCTAGAAAAGCTTTGGAGCAGGGTAGATGGACATCCACACTACTCTTCAACGCCACAGACACCATAGCAATGAAATTAGGCATCAACGAGCTACCATTATGGTGGAGAGCAGCATGGGTCCTACATGTAGAAGGATTCCACGAAGCCAAACTCAACAGTGAAAGAGTTAA harbors:
- a CDS encoding PaREP1 family protein, encoding MESYRFSGEHFDLALKYLEEGESLADKNPTQASEKLYKAAEEAVKALALALNIDEARKALEQGRWTSTLLFNATDTIAMKLGINELPLWWRAAWVLHVEGFHEAKLNSERV